In Liquorilactobacillus nagelii DSM 13675, the following proteins share a genomic window:
- a CDS encoding rod shape-determining protein, with amino-acid sequence MFGLGTKNIGIDLGTANTIVYAEGKGIVLREPSVVAKNTKTGEIVSVGSEARDMIGRTPASIVAIRPMKDGVIADYDTTVAMMKYYIDKALGHRAGKPYVMVCVPSGVTEVEKRAVIDATRVAGARDAYVIEEPFAAAIGAGLPVMDPTGSMVVDIGGGTTDVATISLGGIVSSRSIRMAGDKLDESITSYVRQHFNLLIGERTAEKLKIDIASASIEKAAELDKQTIRGRDLITGLPKTIEIEAVDVARAIQEVIQEVIAAIKETLEETSPEIAADVIDHGIVLTGGGAQLRHLPEVISEATKVPVFIASEPLDCVAIGTGESLKNIDVMKKK; translated from the coding sequence GTGTTCGGATTAGGAACGAAAAATATTGGAATTGATTTAGGAACAGCTAATACAATTGTCTATGCTGAAGGAAAAGGGATTGTTTTACGTGAGCCCTCAGTAGTAGCTAAAAATACAAAAACCGGTGAAATTGTGTCAGTCGGTTCAGAAGCTCGCGATATGATCGGTCGTACTCCGGCAAGTATTGTGGCGATTCGACCAATGAAAGATGGTGTGATTGCTGATTATGATACGACAGTTGCGATGATGAAGTATTATATTGATAAAGCATTAGGTCATCGAGCTGGAAAACCATATGTAATGGTTTGTGTTCCAAGCGGGGTAACTGAAGTTGAAAAACGTGCAGTTATTGATGCTACTCGAGTAGCTGGAGCACGGGATGCTTATGTGATTGAAGAACCTTTCGCTGCTGCGATTGGTGCTGGTTTGCCAGTTATGGATCCGACCGGTAGTATGGTGGTTGATATTGGTGGTGGCACTACTGATGTAGCTACTATTTCACTAGGTGGAATTGTTTCAAGCCGTTCAATTCGGATGGCTGGTGACAAATTGGATGAATCTATAACTTCCTATGTCAGACAACATTTTAATTTGTTGATTGGTGAACGGACAGCTGAAAAATTAAAAATTGATATTGCCTCAGCTTCAATTGAAAAAGCAGCTGAATTAGATAAGCAAACAATTCGTGGTCGCGATTTGATTACAGGGTTACCAAAGACAATTGAAATTGAAGCAGTAGATGTAGCTCGGGCAATTCAAGAAGTAATTCAAGAAGTTATTGCAGCTATCAAAGAAACTCTCGAAGAAACTTCACCTGAAATTGCTGCTGATGTAATTGATCATGGGATCGTTTTGACAGGTGGCGGAGCACAATTACGTCATTTGCCAGAAGTTATTTCTGAAGCAACGAAAGTTCCAGTCTTTATTGCCTCTGAACCATTAGATTGTGTCGCAATTGGGACTGGCGAATCGCTGAAAAATATTGATGTGATGAAGAAAAAATAA